From the genome of Pieris rapae chromosome 5, ilPieRapa1.1, whole genome shotgun sequence, one region includes:
- the LOC110998587 gene encoding sorting nexin-27 isoform X2 — translation MSVQRGGVGDFQYCFYYCNHTGFEIYDLEIPHSKARNGVNVEGATHKQVVDLIKSGGDCLTLTVISVTPKEAERLEPCDDGSAPVGVIGGAANSRATVYQRYDYTDKRSLPVSIPDYRIIMERNTGRSFVAFNVHMAGRHLCSRRYREFAALHQVLRKEFIGFNFPKLPGKWPFTLSEQQLDGRRRGLEQYLEKVCAVRVIAESDAVQEFLTDSDDSSNPSPVDLKVLLPDREVVTVAVLKSTNADDVYRAVCDKIGLSKQVQKYFYLFEIVEYNFERKLQPNECPHSLYIQNYSTASSSCLSLRKWLFNPHTELSVIAEDTKAAEFIFWQAVEDVNRGVCVAGARLYQLKALQEVRRASDYLALARTLPGYSHIAFPPAHTDTHAALSLTLGWSGMKLSAFYESGSVEQEGSSVEICWNEVRSWRADDDAAAATIVYGRRRPLILHTPYYQFLCNCMDRIAEEAKWVDTGE, via the exons ATGTCTGTACAAAGAGGTGGTGTTGGAGACTtccaatattgtttttattactgcAACCACACTGGATTTGAAATCTATGACCTGGAAATTCCGCACAGTAAAGCTAG AAATGGCGTAAACGTGGAAGGTGCAACTCACAAACAAGTGGTGGATCTCATCAAGTCTGGCGGAGACTGTTTGACTCTTACTGTTATTTCTGTTACACCAAAG GAAGCAGAAAGACTAGAGCCATGCGACGACGGCTCCGCCCCAGTAGGTGTTATAGGAGGGGCCGCGAACTCACGCGCTACTGTCTACCAGCGCTACGACTATACCGACAAACGATCACTACCGGTATCAATCCCAGACTACCGGATTATTATGGAAAGGAACACCGGACGATCCTTTGTTGCGTTTAACGTACATATGGCTGGTAGACACCTGTGTAGTCGACGGTATCGAGAATTTGCTGCCCTTCATCAAGTACTGAGGAAGGAGTTTATTG GCTTCAATTTCCCAAAGCTACCAGGCAAATGGCCTTTTACACTGAGTGAACAGCAACTAGATGGAAGGAGAAGAGGCCTTGAACAGTATTTAGAAAAA GTGTGTGCAGTCCGAGTCATAGCTGAATCGGATGCGGTGCAAGAGTTCCTAACAGATTCTGATGATAGTTCAAATCCATCTCCAGTAGACCTGAAGGTGCTCCTACCTGACAGAGAAGTGGTCACTGTGGCTGTCCTCAAGTCAACCAACGCTGATGATGTGTACCGAGCTGTATGTGATAAGATCGGACTCTCTAAACAAGTGCAGAAATATTTCTACCTGTTTGAGATAGTCGAGTATAATTTTG AGCGCAAACTGCAACCGAACGAATGTCCCCACTCTTTGTATATTCAGAACTATTCTACCGCGTCTTCGTCATGCCTATCACTTCGCAAGTGGCTTTTCAACCCTCACACGGAACTGTCTGTCATTGCCGAGGATACTAAGGCagcagaatttatattttggcag GCTGTGGAAGACGTGAATCGCGGCGTATGCGTAGCAGGTGCTCGTCTGTATCAACTCAAGGCTCTGCAGGAAGTGCGTCGCGCTTCTGACTATTTAGCACTGGCGCGTACGCTTCCCGGCTACTCGCATATCGCCTTCCCACCCGCGCATACGGACACGCACGCGGCCCTTTCTTTGACGCTCG GGTGGTCAGGTATGAAGCTGTCAGCGTTTTACGAAAGTGGGTCTGTGGAACAAGAAGGCTCAAGTGTAGAAATATGCTGGAATGAGGTCCGATCCTGGCGCGCTGATGACGACGCAGCGGCAGCTACTATTGTCTATGGACGGAGGAGGCCACTCATATTGCACACGCCATAT TATCAATTCTTGTGCAACTGTATGGACAGAATAGCGGAGGAGGCGAAATGGGTGGACACAGGCGAATAA